In Quercus lobata isolate SW786 chromosome 12, ValleyOak3.0 Primary Assembly, whole genome shotgun sequence, a genomic segment contains:
- the LOC115971030 gene encoding uncharacterized protein LOC115971030 isoform X2 yields the protein MRYVKPLNLFHDLLTSKAVKRGRLLGLDVGDKYVGLAVSDTHNKIASPLSVLLRKKSNIDLMVSDFQSLAVQVKLFIDDLCKTGKLKGLNYTYWDESFTSKNVELLLKPLNLHPVQSKTIIDKFAAMGIL from the exons ATGAGGTACGTGAAGCCGTTGAACTTGTTCCATGATTTGCTCACGTCAAAAGCAGTAAAACGGGGTCGTTTGCTTGGTCTGGATGTTGGTGATAAGTATGTTGGACTAGCTGTTTCAGACACTCACAATAAGATAGCTTCACCTCTAAG TGTTCTGCTAAGGAAGAAATCAAATATTGATCTAATGGTTAGTGACTTTCAAAGTCTG GCTGTGCAAGTGAAGCTTTTCATTGATGATCTCTGTAAAACGGGGAAACTCAAAGGTTTAAACTACACATATTGGGATGAGAGTTTTACATCTAAG AATGTGGAATTACTATTAAAGCCTTTGAATTTACATCCGGTCCAGTCAAAGACGATAATTGACAAGTTTGCTGCTATGGGAATACTCTAG
- the LOC115971030 gene encoding uncharacterized protein LOC115971030 isoform X3, translated as MRYVKPLNLFHDLLTSKAVKRGRLLGLDVGDKYVGLAVSDTHNKIASPLSVLLRKKSNIDLMAVQVKLFIDDLCKTGKLKGLNYTYWDESFTSKNVELLLKPLNLHPVQSKTIIDKFAAMGIL; from the exons ATGAGGTACGTGAAGCCGTTGAACTTGTTCCATGATTTGCTCACGTCAAAAGCAGTAAAACGGGGTCGTTTGCTTGGTCTGGATGTTGGTGATAAGTATGTTGGACTAGCTGTTTCAGACACTCACAATAAGATAGCTTCACCTCTAAG TGTTCTGCTAAGGAAGAAATCAAATATTGATCTAATG GCTGTGCAAGTGAAGCTTTTCATTGATGATCTCTGTAAAACGGGGAAACTCAAAGGTTTAAACTACACATATTGGGATGAGAGTTTTACATCTAAG AATGTGGAATTACTATTAAAGCCTTTGAATTTACATCCGGTCCAGTCAAAGACGATAATTGACAAGTTTGCTGCTATGGGAATACTCTAG
- the LOC115971030 gene encoding uncharacterized protein LOC115971030 isoform X1 has protein sequence MRYVKPLNLFHDLLTSKAVKRGRLLGLDVGDKYVGLAVSDTHNKIASPLSVLLRKKSNIDLMVSDFQSLISELSLVGFVVGCPFDRRRSAPDAVQVKLFIDDLCKTGKLKGLNYTYWDESFTSKNVELLLKPLNLHPVQSKTIIDKFAAMGIL, from the exons ATGAGGTACGTGAAGCCGTTGAACTTGTTCCATGATTTGCTCACGTCAAAAGCAGTAAAACGGGGTCGTTTGCTTGGTCTGGATGTTGGTGATAAGTATGTTGGACTAGCTGTTTCAGACACTCACAATAAGATAGCTTCACCTCTAAG TGTTCTGCTAAGGAAGAAATCAAATATTGATCTAATGGTTAGTGACTTTCAAAGTCTG ATCTCTGAACTTTCTCTGGTGGGCTTTGTTGTTGGTTGCCCTTTCGACAGACGACGAAGCGCTCCTGAT GCTGTGCAAGTGAAGCTTTTCATTGATGATCTCTGTAAAACGGGGAAACTCAAAGGTTTAAACTACACATATTGGGATGAGAGTTTTACATCTAAG AATGTGGAATTACTATTAAAGCCTTTGAATTTACATCCGGTCCAGTCAAAGACGATAATTGACAAGTTTGCTGCTATGGGAATACTCTAG